The following proteins are co-located in the Sandaracinaceae bacterium genome:
- a CDS encoding H(+)-transporting ATPase, which translates to MTLLTSTLLSGGSMIDLDATLVVQMGLFFVALLVLHTLIFKPLLKVFEAREEAIDGAKDAARQFEADAAGAGTEFEEKMRDIRVKAGEERDRLRAEGSKLEAGILQSVQTETQKQMSDADAQLTAEAAKLRRELQAQIPALARTIAGKLLQREVQ; encoded by the coding sequence ATGACCTTGCTGACGAGCACCCTCCTCTCCGGAGGCTCCATGATCGACCTGGACGCGACGCTCGTCGTCCAGATGGGGCTTTTCTTCGTCGCTCTCCTCGTGCTGCACACGCTCATCTTCAAGCCGCTGCTGAAGGTGTTCGAGGCGCGTGAAGAGGCCATCGACGGCGCCAAGGACGCCGCCCGCCAGTTCGAGGCGGACGCCGCGGGCGCCGGAACCGAGTTCGAGGAGAAGATGCGTGACATCCGCGTCAAGGCCGGCGAGGAGCGTGACCGCTTGCGCGCCGAAGGCTCGAAGCTCGAGGCTGGCATCCTCCAGTCGGTGCAGACCGAGACCCAGAAGCAGATGTCCGACGCGGACGCCCAGCTCACGGCCGAGGCCGCCAAGCTGCGCCGCGAGCTCCAGGCCCAGATCCCCGCGCTCGCCCGCACCATCGCCGGCAAGCTGCTGCAGCGAGAGGTCCAGTAA
- a CDS encoding nuclear transport factor 2 family protein, which yields MTTVQAINPKPAGKFTREELEQTMNAWLDANRRAEAAGDWISTLGPFYTDDAVYRWNIGPNEEFEARGRREIEDVAIGYQMKGFEGWEYPYERILIDETLGEIVAFWRQVAPVKRPDGSDYDVAGVGGSWFRYAGGGKWSEQRDFFDLGNVFALFAELAADGHLNPVIAEKVRTKVSSKTLLRGHRHLRTPDGLRDKLRKGAAMARIVLRGR from the coding sequence ATGACCACCGTCCAAGCCATCAACCCCAAGCCTGCTGGCAAGTTCACGCGCGAAGAGCTGGAGCAGACCATGAACGCGTGGCTGGACGCCAACCGGCGCGCGGAGGCTGCGGGGGACTGGATCTCCACCCTCGGGCCGTTCTACACGGACGACGCGGTCTATCGCTGGAACATCGGGCCCAACGAGGAGTTCGAGGCGCGCGGGCGGCGCGAGATCGAAGACGTGGCCATCGGCTACCAGATGAAGGGCTTCGAGGGCTGGGAGTATCCCTACGAGCGCATCCTGATCGACGAGACGCTGGGCGAGATCGTCGCGTTCTGGCGGCAGGTCGCGCCCGTCAAGCGACCCGACGGGAGCGACTACGACGTGGCCGGCGTGGGTGGCTCGTGGTTCCGCTACGCGGGCGGCGGGAAGTGGAGCGAGCAGCGCGACTTCTTCGACCTGGGCAACGTGTTCGCGCTCTTCGCAGAGCTGGCAGCGGACGGGCACCTGAACCCGGTCATCGCCGAGAAGGTGCGCACGAAGGTCAGCAGCAAGACGCTGCTGCGCGGGCACCGGCACCTGCGCACCCCGGACGGGCTGCGCGACAAGCTGCGCAAGGGCGCGGCCATGGCCCGCATCGTCCTGCGCGGCCGCTGA
- a CDS encoding FAD-binding protein yields the protein MSSRKSSGRSRSAAPDPALPPLVVQNPESERWDDTAELLVIGFGGAGACAAIQGRELGLDVLVLDRFHGGGATAISGGVFYSGGGTHIQREAGVEDSVDEMVKYLAMETQGVVSDELLREFCEGSADTLRWLERYGVPFEASLCPFKTSYPLDKYYLYYSGNEGLAPFKEKAKPAPRGHRAKGKGLPGASFYEPLRDSALRIGTRCMTETRVTRLLTDSDGTVIGVEAERVEGRWARVHRELHKRGIQIVPYNPGLANKLREQCFEIERTRTKTVRLRGTKGVVLAAGGFVYNREMIEEHAPGYRKGMPLGTPADNGSGIQLGQSVGGAIDRMGRVSAWRFINPPMAFAHGFIVNKQGQRYINEMRYGAAIGEAMVDENEGTALLVIDQHLKDLAREQSRPGEAQWFQRAPALLNLWFNAKRGETIEDLARVLKVPPDALRATLDAYNRSAESGQSDEFGKTPDTMRSMQRGPYYGIDCSVHSKRFPCPTLTLGGLVVEEQSGLVKRADGSTVKGLYAAGRTAVGICSRQYVSGLSIADCVFSGRRAARHAAA from the coding sequence ATGAGTTCACGCAAGTCATCCGGTCGCTCCCGCTCCGCCGCCCCTGATCCCGCGCTGCCTCCGTTGGTGGTGCAGAACCCGGAGAGCGAGCGCTGGGACGACACCGCCGAGCTGCTCGTGATCGGCTTCGGTGGCGCGGGCGCCTGCGCGGCGATCCAAGGGCGGGAGCTGGGGCTCGACGTGCTGGTGCTGGACCGCTTCCACGGCGGCGGCGCCACGGCCATCAGCGGCGGCGTCTTCTACTCGGGCGGTGGCACGCACATCCAGCGCGAGGCGGGCGTGGAGGACAGCGTCGACGAGATGGTGAAGTACCTCGCCATGGAGACGCAGGGCGTGGTCAGCGACGAGCTGCTGCGCGAGTTCTGCGAGGGCAGCGCGGACACCCTGCGCTGGCTGGAGCGCTACGGCGTGCCCTTCGAGGCGAGCCTGTGCCCCTTCAAGACGAGCTACCCGCTCGACAAGTACTACCTCTACTACTCGGGCAACGAAGGGCTGGCGCCGTTCAAGGAGAAGGCCAAGCCCGCGCCCCGTGGCCACCGCGCCAAGGGCAAGGGCCTGCCGGGGGCGTCGTTCTACGAACCCCTGCGCGACTCCGCCCTGCGCATCGGCACGCGCTGCATGACGGAGACGCGCGTGACGCGCCTGCTGACCGACAGCGACGGAACCGTGATCGGCGTCGAGGCCGAGCGCGTCGAGGGCCGCTGGGCGCGCGTCCACCGCGAGCTGCACAAGCGCGGCATCCAGATCGTCCCGTACAACCCCGGGCTGGCGAACAAGCTGCGCGAGCAGTGCTTCGAGATCGAGCGCACGCGCACCAAGACCGTCCGCCTGCGCGGCACCAAGGGCGTCGTGCTCGCCGCGGGCGGCTTCGTCTACAACCGCGAGATGATCGAGGAGCATGCGCCCGGCTACCGCAAGGGCATGCCGCTGGGCACGCCTGCCGACAACGGCAGCGGCATCCAGCTTGGGCAGAGCGTGGGCGGCGCCATCGACCGCATGGGCCGTGTCTCCGCGTGGCGCTTCATCAACCCGCCCATGGCGTTCGCGCACGGCTTCATCGTCAACAAGCAGGGGCAGCGCTACATCAACGAGATGCGCTACGGCGCCGCCATCGGCGAGGCCATGGTGGACGAGAACGAAGGCACCGCGCTGCTCGTCATCGACCAACACCTCAAGGACCTCGCGCGCGAGCAGAGCCGGCCGGGTGAGGCGCAGTGGTTCCAGCGGGCGCCCGCGCTCCTGAACCTGTGGTTCAACGCGAAGCGCGGGGAGACCATCGAGGACCTCGCGCGCGTGCTCAAGGTCCCGCCTGACGCGCTGCGCGCCACACTCGACGCCTACAACCGCTCGGCCGAGAGCGGCCAGTCGGACGAGTTCGGCAAGACCCCCGACACCATGCGATCGATGCAGCGCGGACCGTACTACGGCATCGACTGCTCCGTGCACAGCAAGCGCTTCCCGTGCCCCACGCTGACGCTCGGCGGGCTCGTTGTCGAAGAGCAAAGCGGTCTGGTCAAGCGCGCGGATGGGAGCACGGTCAAGGGCCTCTACGCGGCCGGTCGCACGGCGGTGGGCATCTGCTCACGTCAGTACGTGAGCGGTCTCAGCATCGCCGACTGCGTGTTCTCGGGCCGCCGCGCCGCGCGCCACGCTGCGGCCTGA
- the tpx gene encoding thiol peroxidase: MANITFKGNPVSTNGDLPAVGSKAPDFTLVAADLSEKTLADFAGKTKILTINPSYDTGVCQATARAFNQKAAGKDGAVVLAISADLPFAQKRFCGAEGIEGVVTLSSFRSSFSADYGLTMEGGPLKGLTARAVLVIDGDDKVVYSELVPEIVQEPNYDAALAAG; the protein is encoded by the coding sequence ATGGCCAATATCACCTTCAAGGGCAACCCCGTCAGCACCAACGGCGACCTCCCGGCCGTGGGCAGCAAGGCCCCCGACTTCACCCTGGTCGCCGCCGACCTCAGCGAGAAGACCCTCGCGGACTTCGCGGGCAAGACCAAGATCCTCACCATCAACCCCAGCTACGACACGGGCGTGTGTCAGGCGACCGCGCGGGCCTTCAACCAGAAGGCGGCGGGCAAGGACGGCGCGGTGGTGCTGGCCATCAGCGCGGACCTGCCTTTTGCGCAGAAGCGCTTCTGTGGCGCCGAGGGCATCGAGGGGGTCGTGACGCTCTCCTCGTTCCGCAGCAGCTTCAGCGCCGACTACGGCCTCACCATGGAGGGCGGTCCGCTGAAGGGCCTCACGGCGCGCGCCGTGCTCGTCATCGACGGCGACGACAAGGTCGTCTACAGCGAGCTGGTGCCCGAGATCGTGCAGGAGCCGAACTACGACGCGGCCCTCGCCGCCGGCTGA
- the atpC gene encoding ATP synthase F1 subunit epsilon, protein MAAVLNLEVATPTGLALKTEAASVAAPSVRGEFGVLPGHLPLLAALRCGVLEYVANGKKHVAAIGPGFVEAGPEKVLLLTDMIATPEEIDVSVAKAEYTTANEALRAFQDRHEGSEYAELARDRDWAEARIKAHEMASAAR, encoded by the coding sequence GTGGCCGCCGTACTGAACCTCGAGGTGGCTACGCCCACCGGGCTCGCGCTGAAGACCGAGGCGGCCTCCGTCGCGGCTCCCAGCGTGCGTGGTGAGTTCGGCGTCCTGCCGGGCCACCTTCCCCTGCTCGCGGCGCTGCGCTGCGGCGTGCTGGAGTACGTCGCCAACGGCAAGAAGCACGTGGCGGCCATCGGGCCCGGCTTCGTCGAAGCCGGCCCCGAGAAGGTGCTGCTGCTCACGGACATGATCGCCACGCCCGAGGAGATCGACGTCTCGGTGGCGAAGGCGGAGTACACCACGGCCAACGAGGCGCTGCGCGCGTTCCAGGACCGCCACGAGGGCTCCGAGTACGCCGAGCTGGCGCGCGACCGCGACTGGGCCGAGGCCCGCATCAAGGCGCACGAGATGGCGTCTGCGGCCCGCTGA
- a CDS encoding metallophosphoesterase — translation MVKFSTDPKLAERQMQAIIFYLTTFGYIDGDFDSSEKEFVRDYIRKLVETRVTTGMPNADENLRKELVGKFTQHFHEVFEGIDRHVRELFTEAVAKDEDQDAFIHAKLKLRCFELFQEFDEDNQKILIDAMDDLIAADGELHPAELKFRNELIDLFESEIDIDIAVADGDKKVRIADAPIDMRASQVTHPFFDQFEHHYSADPETIKQQIQGDRNLIDTMIDLLAKQAEKGAGKLEGAQKVDAFIGQEPFLDGHTYVHPVDPNCPGYELTVLGDVHGCYSCLKGAVMQADFFAKVAAYKANPAGMKKPILVLLGDYIDRGMFSLNGVLRSVMQMFVTAPDHVYVLRGNHEYYLEYKGQIFGGVKPAEAINTLKPHLPVEVFQHYMKLFDKMPNVLLFGRTMYVHAGIPRDRLLKEKWHDMSALNDPDMRFQMMWSDPSSADVIPAELQEQSARFPFGRLQATRFLNRMGCNTLVRGHEKVDDGFLKNYDDENITLITLFSAGGMDNGDLPPDSSYRSVTPKSMTVTYEGDDMTVAPWVIDYKTYNDPTTNAFFKRAPEIEHRK, via the coding sequence ATGGTCAAGTTCAGCACCGATCCCAAGCTCGCCGAACGCCAGATGCAGGCGATCATCTTCTACCTGACGACCTTCGGCTACATCGACGGGGACTTCGACAGCAGCGAGAAGGAGTTCGTCCGCGACTACATCCGGAAGCTGGTCGAGACGCGCGTCACGACCGGCATGCCCAACGCCGACGAGAACCTCCGCAAGGAGCTGGTGGGGAAGTTCACGCAGCACTTCCACGAAGTGTTCGAGGGCATCGACCGCCACGTACGCGAGCTGTTCACGGAGGCCGTCGCCAAGGACGAGGACCAAGACGCGTTCATCCACGCCAAGCTCAAGCTGCGCTGCTTCGAGCTGTTCCAGGAGTTCGACGAGGACAACCAGAAGATCTTGATCGACGCGATGGACGACCTGATCGCGGCGGACGGCGAGCTGCATCCCGCCGAGCTCAAGTTCCGCAACGAGCTGATCGACCTGTTCGAGAGCGAGATCGACATCGACATCGCGGTTGCCGACGGCGACAAGAAGGTGCGCATCGCGGACGCGCCGATCGACATGCGCGCGTCCCAGGTCACGCACCCGTTCTTCGACCAGTTCGAGCACCACTACTCGGCCGACCCGGAGACCATCAAGCAGCAGATTCAGGGAGACCGGAACCTGATCGACACCATGATCGACCTGCTCGCGAAGCAGGCCGAGAAGGGCGCCGGGAAGCTCGAGGGGGCGCAGAAGGTGGACGCGTTCATCGGCCAGGAGCCGTTCCTGGACGGGCACACCTACGTGCACCCGGTGGACCCGAACTGCCCGGGCTACGAGCTGACCGTCCTGGGCGACGTGCATGGCTGCTACAGCTGCCTCAAGGGCGCGGTCATGCAGGCTGACTTCTTTGCGAAGGTGGCCGCCTACAAGGCCAACCCGGCGGGCATGAAGAAGCCCATCCTGGTGCTGCTCGGGGACTACATCGACCGCGGCATGTTCAGCCTGAACGGCGTGTTGCGGAGCGTGATGCAGATGTTCGTGACGGCGCCGGACCACGTCTACGTCCTGCGCGGGAACCACGAATACTACCTGGAGTACAAGGGGCAGATCTTCGGGGGCGTGAAGCCGGCCGAGGCCATCAACACGCTCAAGCCACACCTCCCGGTGGAGGTCTTCCAGCACTACATGAAGCTGTTCGACAAGATGCCGAACGTGCTGCTCTTCGGGCGCACCATGTACGTACACGCGGGCATCCCGCGCGACCGCTTGCTGAAGGAGAAGTGGCACGACATGTCCGCGCTGAACGACCCGGACATGCGCTTCCAGATGATGTGGAGCGACCCCAGCTCGGCCGACGTCATCCCCGCCGAGCTGCAGGAGCAGTCCGCGCGCTTCCCGTTCGGGCGGCTGCAGGCCACGCGCTTCCTGAACCGCATGGGCTGCAACACGCTCGTGCGCGGGCACGAGAAGGTCGACGACGGGTTCCTGAAGAACTACGACGACGAGAACATCACCCTCATCACGCTCTTCTCGGCCGGAGGCATGGACAACGGTGACCTGCCGCCCGATTCGAGCTATCGCTCTGTGACTCCGAAGTCCATGACCGTGACCTACGAGGGCGACGACATGACCGTCGCCCCCTGGGTCATCGACTACAAGACCTACAACGACCCGACGACGAACGCGTTCTTCAAGCGCGCGCCCGAGATCGAACACCGAAAGTAA
- a CDS encoding polymer-forming cytoskeletal protein, producing the protein MADTDLTGLSEINALLGAGTEYEGKLVFQGRVRVDGRFVGEILGSDVLILGATADVHAHVEVGSLIVLGGALHGDVVARRVVELHAPGAVHGDIQTPQLFIDKGATFTGQCRMGEGSTEVHELTPEPRVGGLGGKVLASADAQPLRQPPLAAGPTDALHEGDGGAPDEVRGEAPPAVSEAEPESAPDDDPFVRAPSDDSPG; encoded by the coding sequence ATGGCCGACACCGACCTCACAGGGCTCTCGGAGATCAACGCGCTCCTCGGCGCCGGAACCGAGTACGAAGGCAAGCTCGTCTTCCAGGGGCGAGTGCGCGTCGATGGTCGCTTCGTGGGCGAGATCCTCGGGAGCGACGTCCTCATCCTCGGCGCGACGGCAGACGTCCACGCCCACGTGGAGGTGGGGTCGCTGATCGTCCTCGGAGGCGCCTTGCATGGCGATGTGGTGGCGCGTCGCGTCGTGGAGCTGCACGCGCCCGGTGCGGTGCACGGGGACATTCAGACCCCTCAGCTGTTCATCGACAAGGGCGCTACGTTCACGGGGCAGTGCCGCATGGGGGAGGGCTCGACCGAGGTCCACGAGCTGACCCCCGAGCCCCGCGTGGGTGGACTTGGTGGGAAGGTGCTCGCCAGCGCCGATGCCCAGCCTCTTCGCCAGCCGCCTCTCGCCGCCGGTCCGACCGACGCGCTGCACGAAGGCGATGGAGGCGCGCCCGACGAGGTTCGAGGGGAGGCGCCGCCGGCAGTGTCGGAGGCGGAGCCGGAGAGCGCGCCGGACGACGATCCGTTCGTGCGGGCTCCGAGCGACGACTCTCCCGGCTGA
- the atpD gene encoding F0F1 ATP synthase subunit beta, whose product MADLQNGRITQVIGPVVDVEFPAGALPEILTAVQVTNPAISDKSWNLTLEVAQHLGEGTVRTVAMDSTDGLVRGMDVRNTGGPITVPVGKECLGRILNVIGEPVDEAGPVNAEKRSPIHREAPAFVEQSTQVEIFETGIKVIDLLAPYKRGGKIGLFGGAGVGKTVLIMELINNVAKGHGGVSCFAGVGERTREGNDLLLEMKESLLDSGEPVLSKAALVYGQMNEPPGARARVALSALTVAEHFRDEEGQDVLLFVDNIFRFTQAGSEVSALLGRIPSAVGYQPTLATEMGSMQERITSTTKGSITSVQAVYVPADDLTDPAPATTFAHLDATTVLSREIAAIGIYPAVDPLDSSSTMLDPSILGERHYNVARGVQETLQKYKDLQDIIAILGMDELSEDDRMTVDRARKIQRFLSQPFFVAQQFTGLAGKLVSLEDTIRSFEEILGGKYDHIPEQDFYLKGGIDDVLEAYNKRSKD is encoded by the coding sequence ATGGCAGACCTTCAGAACGGACGCATCACGCAGGTCATCGGTCCCGTCGTCGACGTCGAGTTCCCCGCCGGGGCGCTCCCGGAGATCCTCACCGCGGTCCAGGTGACCAACCCCGCCATCTCCGACAAGAGCTGGAACCTCACCCTCGAGGTCGCGCAGCACCTCGGCGAGGGCACCGTCCGCACGGTGGCCATGGACTCCACCGACGGCCTCGTGCGCGGCATGGACGTCCGCAACACGGGTGGCCCCATCACGGTGCCCGTGGGCAAGGAGTGCCTCGGCCGCATCCTCAACGTCATCGGCGAGCCGGTGGACGAGGCCGGCCCGGTCAACGCGGAGAAGCGCTCGCCCATCCACCGCGAGGCGCCCGCCTTCGTGGAGCAGAGCACCCAGGTCGAGATCTTCGAGACCGGCATCAAGGTCATCGACCTCCTCGCCCCCTACAAGCGCGGCGGCAAGATCGGCCTCTTCGGCGGCGCCGGGGTGGGCAAGACCGTGCTCATCATGGAGCTCATCAACAACGTGGCGAAGGGCCACGGCGGCGTGTCCTGCTTCGCGGGCGTCGGTGAGCGCACCCGCGAAGGCAACGACCTCCTGCTCGAGATGAAGGAGTCGCTGCTCGACTCCGGCGAGCCCGTGCTCTCGAAGGCCGCCCTGGTCTACGGCCAGATGAACGAGCCACCCGGCGCGCGCGCCCGCGTGGCCCTCTCGGCCCTCACGGTGGCCGAGCACTTCCGCGACGAGGAGGGCCAGGACGTGCTCCTCTTCGTCGACAACATCTTCCGCTTCACGCAGGCCGGCTCCGAGGTGTCCGCCCTCCTCGGCCGCATCCCCTCCGCCGTCGGTTACCAGCCCACGCTGGCCACCGAGATGGGCTCCATGCAGGAGCGCATCACGTCCACCACGAAGGGCTCCATCACGTCCGTGCAGGCCGTGTACGTGCCCGCCGACGACCTCACCGACCCGGCCCCCGCGACCACCTTCGCGCACTTGGACGCCACGACGGTGCTCTCGCGCGAGATCGCGGCCATCGGCATCTACCCCGCCGTGGACCCGCTCGACTCGTCCTCCACCATGCTGGACCCGTCCATCCTCGGCGAGCGTCACTACAACGTCGCCCGCGGCGTGCAGGAGACCCTGCAGAAGTACAAGGACCTGCAGGACATCATCGCCATCCTCGGCATGGACGAGCTGAGCGAGGACGACCGCATGACGGTCGACCGCGCCCGCAAGATCCAGCGCTTCCTGTCGCAGCCCTTCTTCGTGGCGCAGCAGTTCACCGGTCTGGCCGGTAAGCTGGTGTCGCTCGAGGACACCATCCGCAGCTTCGAGGAGATCCTGGGCGGCAAGTACGACCACATCCCCGAGCAGGACTTCTACCTCAAGGGCGGCATCGACGACGTCCTCGAGGCGTACAACAAGCGCAGCAAGGACTGA
- a CDS encoding serine/threonine protein kinase: MADPSPKTSSNTDTLIGRVINDRFEILDLIARGGMGRVYRAQQRPLGRQVALKILDPRYKGDEDPEFQTRFFLEASTAAKLSHPNTVTVFDYGKTTDDIYFIVMELVEGRTLSALLKELGPIAPDRAINIAVQIARSVREAHGLGVIHRDLKPANVLLTRHGDEEDFVKVLDFGLVKDVEANEELTQAGLFMGSPKYMSPEQIQGGDVDARTDVYALGVILYLMLCGRVPFDRDNQVQILMAHMREAVPPMVRDDGVAVPPALEAVVMNCLEKDANNRYSDMNELVAALKGASGQMGNPLNTSGNYALSGAFDLSGMRATPGITPNGTPGQGFPSASPSSGFAAASGSLHVGMEADAEPEPKGGSAKWIVLLLLLALGGGAAAAVLSSQDTVAATTQTTPTTPPEANPVGAQAPSSEPAADAPPAAEVEEAPLASVVVDLRSDPPGATVLLGSRALGVTPTQRELVGEDAERGRELTFTFQKSGYDVQNSVRVVTGEPNMLVEVTLQRTQVIRRPTRTGSDSSSTMTSTTMVDGPAVRQSGYHDSPY; encoded by the coding sequence ATGGCTGACCCATCGCCCAAAACGTCGTCGAACACCGACACTCTCATCGGCCGAGTCATCAATGACCGCTTCGAGATCCTCGACCTGATCGCGCGGGGCGGCATGGGTCGTGTGTACCGTGCGCAGCAGCGACCGCTCGGGCGCCAGGTCGCGCTGAAGATCCTCGACCCGCGCTACAAGGGCGACGAAGACCCCGAGTTCCAGACACGCTTCTTTCTCGAGGCGTCGACGGCCGCGAAGCTCTCGCACCCGAACACGGTCACCGTCTTCGACTACGGTAAGACCACCGACGACATCTACTTCATCGTCATGGAGCTGGTGGAGGGCCGCACGCTCTCCGCGCTGCTCAAGGAGCTGGGGCCGATCGCCCCCGATCGCGCCATCAACATCGCGGTCCAGATCGCCCGCTCGGTGCGCGAGGCGCACGGGCTCGGCGTCATCCACCGCGATCTGAAGCCAGCCAACGTCCTGCTCACGCGCCACGGCGACGAAGAGGACTTCGTGAAGGTGCTGGACTTCGGTCTGGTGAAGGACGTCGAGGCCAACGAAGAGCTCACGCAGGCCGGCCTCTTCATGGGCTCGCCCAAGTACATGTCGCCCGAGCAGATTCAGGGCGGCGACGTGGACGCGCGCACGGACGTGTATGCGCTCGGCGTCATCCTCTACCTGATGCTCTGCGGCCGCGTGCCCTTCGACCGGGACAACCAGGTCCAGATCCTCATGGCGCACATGCGTGAGGCCGTGCCGCCCATGGTGCGCGACGACGGCGTGGCCGTGCCGCCTGCGCTCGAGGCGGTCGTCATGAACTGCCTCGAGAAAGACGCAAACAACCGCTACTCGGACATGAACGAGTTGGTGGCGGCGCTCAAGGGCGCCAGCGGCCAGATGGGCAATCCGCTGAACACCAGCGGCAACTACGCGCTCTCCGGCGCGTTCGATCTCAGCGGCATGCGCGCGACGCCGGGCATCACTCCGAACGGCACGCCCGGCCAGGGCTTCCCTTCGGCGAGCCCGAGCAGCGGCTTCGCTGCGGCGAGTGGCTCGCTCCACGTCGGCATGGAAGCAGACGCCGAGCCCGAGCCCAAGGGCGGCTCGGCGAAGTGGATCGTGCTGTTGTTGCTGCTGGCTCTCGGCGGAGGCGCTGCGGCGGCGGTGCTGAGCAGCCAGGACACGGTCGCGGCCACCACGCAGACCACGCCCACCACGCCGCCCGAGGCCAACCCGGTCGGAGCGCAGGCCCCCAGCTCGGAGCCTGCGGCGGACGCGCCGCCCGCCGCCGAGGTGGAAGAGGCCCCGCTCGCGAGCGTCGTCGTGGATCTTCGCTCGGACCCGCCCGGTGCGACGGTGCTTCTGGGCAGCCGGGCCCTCGGGGTCACCCCCACGCAGCGCGAGCTGGTGGGTGAAGACGCCGAGCGCGGCCGCGAGCTCACGTTCACGTTCCAGAAGTCCGGGTACGACGTGCAGAACTCGGTACGCGTCGTCACGGGCGAGCCGAACATGCTCGTGGAGGTCACCCTGCAGCGCACGCAGGTCATCCGGCGCCCCACGCGCACCGGCTCCGACTCCTCGTCGACCATGACGTCGACGACGATGGTCGACGGTCCGGCGGTGCGCCAGAGCGGCTACCACGACTCCCCATACTGA
- a CDS encoding SRPBCC family protein codes for MSRTSVSAMLALTLALGASATASAQTGEEIVTGQQSQSGTSVEWGTGRGVVAHPVDTVMGVIEDYANYARFLPHFAASRVLSRRGSAAMVYVEVNVMRNTATLWAQLRIRARPNRGDTRIIEATMTDGNVDMFHALWEVTPIDATHTMVEFRILVDPDLPLPASVFTAENVKAARRTIRALRQRVASVG; via the coding sequence ATGTCCCGCACGTCCGTTTCTGCCATGCTCGCCCTCACGCTCGCCCTGGGCGCGTCCGCGACAGCTTCCGCGCAAACCGGCGAGGAGATCGTGACTGGCCAGCAGAGTCAGTCCGGCACGTCGGTGGAGTGGGGCACTGGCCGCGGGGTGGTCGCACACCCGGTGGACACAGTGATGGGCGTCATCGAGGACTACGCGAACTACGCGAGGTTCCTGCCCCACTTCGCTGCGTCGCGCGTCCTCTCGAGGCGTGGGTCGGCTGCCATGGTGTACGTCGAGGTCAATGTCATGCGCAACACCGCGACGCTCTGGGCTCAGCTGCGCATCCGTGCGCGTCCCAACCGGGGTGACACGCGCATCATCGAAGCGACCATGACCGATGGCAACGTGGACATGTTCCACGCTCTGTGGGAGGTGACACCCATCGACGCGACGCACACCATGGTGGAGTTCCGCATCCTCGTGGACCCCGACCTGCCGCTGCCAGCGTCGGTGTTCACCGCCGAGAACGTCAAGGCCGCCCGCCGCACGATCCGTGCGCTGCGTCAGCGCGTCGCGAGCGTGGGCTGA
- a CDS encoding metallophosphoesterase family protein, protein MVRGGPFEVRRFAGPERWMEPLEGLRVTHLTDLHVGRVTPMDVQHEAVAIANAQQPDLVALTGDFVCHSLNYLDELTDVLKRLDAPAIAVLGNHDYWAGGEEVQQALERAGVQVLRNQHTVLHLRGKPLQVVGLDDAYTGHADLRAATRGLRSDIPTLALSHIGEEADALWDKGAELVLAGHTHAGQVTLAGLHELAVGKLAGHKYVHGVYGSRRADTLPKGALYVGAGVGAAVMPLRLGERARREVTSFELGMAIGAVDEHHDDQPALKGRPPTAATKARRAAAVVKKKAKRTAKNGGSTFRLDEK, encoded by the coding sequence ATGGTCCGCGGGGGCCCGTTCGAGGTGCGCCGCTTCGCCGGCCCCGAGCGCTGGATGGAGCCCCTCGAGGGCCTGCGCGTCACGCACCTGACCGACCTGCACGTGGGGCGCGTGACGCCCATGGACGTGCAGCACGAGGCCGTCGCGATCGCCAACGCGCAGCAGCCCGACCTCGTCGCGCTGACCGGCGACTTCGTCTGCCACAGCCTCAACTACCTCGACGAGCTCACCGACGTGCTGAAGCGCCTGGACGCACCGGCCATCGCGGTGCTGGGCAACCACGACTACTGGGCGGGTGGGGAAGAAGTGCAGCAGGCGCTCGAGCGCGCCGGGGTGCAGGTGCTTCGCAACCAACACACAGTCCTCCACTTGCGTGGCAAGCCCCTGCAGGTCGTGGGGCTCGACGACGCGTACACGGGACACGCCGACCTGCGCGCGGCCACACGTGGGTTGCGCTCCGACATTCCCACCTTGGCGCTGAGCCACATTGGCGAAGAGGCCGACGCGCTGTGGGACAAGGGGGCCGAGCTGGTGCTCGCGGGTCACACGCACGCGGGTCAGGTGACGCTCGCGGGACTGCACGAGCTGGCCGTGGGCAAGCTCGCCGGTCACAAGTACGTGCACGGCGTGTACGGATCGCGGCGCGCCGACACGTTGCCCAAGGGCGCCCTCTACGTCGGCGCGGGGGTGGGCGCCGCGGTCATGCCGCTGCGTCTCGGGGAGCGCGCGCGTCGGGAGGTCACCTCCTTCGAGCTGGGCATGGCGATCGGCGCGGTGGACGAGCACCACGACGACCAGCCCGCGCTCAAAGGGCGGCCACCCACGGCGGCCACCAAGGCCCGGCGCGCGGCGGCGGTGGTGAAGAAGAAGGCCAAACGCACGGCAAAGAATGGTGGTTCCACTTTCCGGCTCGACGAGAAGTGA